Below is a window of Ananas comosus cultivar F153 linkage group 9, ASM154086v1, whole genome shotgun sequence DNA.
GATTAAGAAAGCGAGATGACGATATTCGTTAttgcttaattaatttgttggcTTAAAGAGGCTAGTAAAAGTTAAGTTTCTGTTGCTCGAGCAAATCGATCAATTAGTAGTGcttttgtttaattttacatGAATATTATCAAACATGTTGTTTAATTAGTAGAAACAAAGTTGACATGATTGTTTGAttgtttttctacttttttgATGTTACAATTTACGCTTATCTTTTCGCTAACGTGCTACGCATCAACTATtcatttgatatcaaaatcaataattttttaatttaaaattcacacAATAAAATCATGATGCGTTTCTTATAACGAAGCACAATTCGACCTCtagtaaagaaaattttgtCCTATATACgaccaattttttttgttgataatATGGTAACTTAATATACAATTAGCAATGGTGACCAACGTGCGAATCACTCACCAAATGACTTGGAATAATCAtaactaataataattaaccACATTAATCAGGTCAACGCTAATTATAGAGAGTAATCACAATGATTTGGATTCAGATAGAGCtattatttgtttctttttttttgtttttcttgttcTAATTAAACCAAATAAATGCGACATTATTGAGGTTTTTGACCAGGTTTTGAGACCACGACTAATTAAATAAACATATGTACTAAATAACTTTAGCtcgcattaaaaaaaaaaatggagtgtAGATTGATAAAGGCAAGGTGTAACTTGAAATCCACTCGACTAAATAAACCTGCACTAAATAACTTAAAGCTTGcacttaaaaaaagaagaagaagagtgtaGATCATGATAAAGGCAATTTGTAACTTAAGTcccttttgaaattaaattagttcatttttctagtttaatataatttgttttggGGAATTTATGAAATTGTTtcttctatataaaaaaaaagaacaaaaaaaagaaattgataaaGACAAAGAGATACCACTAGTAATGAGAAATAAAGttacattttattttgatatgtCAATAATGAATATATAAGAGTAAATGAAATTGCTACTTTTCATTCAAAAGAGAaattttgtttttgatgtttatccttagtaattttaattctaCTTCATTGTTTATAAAATGCTGAAAACTTCAGCAGCGTTCACTAATTTACgctgctaatttatcttattttgcaacattaataataaattactgttaaattattaaatctagcggcaattattaaggaatactgttaaatatattaattagcatgaTTCAAGTAATGATGCGGAGTAAATTACGCGGTATTTGGTAATAAGCGCTTCTATTTTGTTACATTTAATATcgtttttaataaaatgttGAAAACTTTAACAGCATTCAGTAATTTACATtgctaatttattctattttgtaacattaataataaattactactaaattattaaatttagcggtaattatttagtaatattgttaaatatattaattagcatgatttaaataaatgttatgCAGTAAATGGTTACCGGCGGTTAAATCCTTcattaactgtggtagatagtTATTCTCCTCCATATTATAAGCcggggaaaaaaaatgatttgtgGATATTCAACCTAGGCCTAAAGGAAAATATGGACGGTCgaaataacttttattttttctcaatcATAATCACCAGATAAACATGGCCAAGTCCTCACTTATCTGAGGTTTTAGGAGCAATTACgaattagttttctttttgtttattcgaagagaataaattttctttatttttcgaataaatgaaccgttgtactctaaaattttaagttgttagAGGAcggtatttaaacatttttatatttaacactctccctcacgtctgggctcgaaatTTTTTTGGTTGGCCATGatgtgggcttgaattaaatgagaggaaattaatatgctagaactctggcgtgactcgaactcagaacctcctgctctgatatcatgtaaaGCATCCGTTATACTCTAAAACACCATTATCGtaacagcttaaatttttagagtacaacggttgtttcatatttttatatttaacaattgtCTAGAAATAATGCACCACATAATCCCTTAGACAACGTCACAGATCCTAGTTCAATTTTTATTCTCCAATGACTTgcagattattattattattttattttatttagaagttTTTGTGATTTGAATTGTTAGGTACAAAACATTAAATACCACAAATGGTAAGGTGAATGTGGTTCACAATTTCGAAATGATTGACCATGTTAAATCAATTTTgagacaaagaaaaagaaaaagaaaaagaaaaagaaaaagaaaactaatagTTTTTATATATCATCAATGATAAGTAAGATTTATGTGTTTAGACATTATTGGGATCACAATTTGGAGTGCCTTGTCCATGtctttaatatttcaatttattttttattagatgtgattcaaaattgataatcaaCATCAGTTTAGAATTTCGACTCGCCGACAGTTTTGCGgtacaatatttaaaaataaatttgtgaagaaaaaataaatacttgTGGTGGATACGGATTAGATCCAAAACCCGTTAAAagttttcttttcgttttttgcCTTAAAGGCGGCATATCGTTGTTGGTTGTACTTCGAACTCAGTATTTCTTTtttcgatagtgaagttctctttCCTCTCGTCTGTAattttttcctacaaaattttttttacgtaAATCTGCGTGTTCTTTTATTTCTGTTTatgatttgtttattttatgtTCGTAATTCTCATTTCCGTTTGTGTGCTTATCGTAACATTTTTTCTAAcgtttttttgaatttaaaaaatttaaagattgtCTTCTCCGATCTCTACCTCAGCGACCACAAAAACTTACCACTCAAATAGATAGAATTAGCATAGGTAAAATTGTAGCTCATCAAAGCATGTCAAATAAAATCTCACTTTTATTATCAGAAAGGGCATATCATCAGAAGGATCAACATGCCGACAACTCACTTTATTATCAGAGAGTAGATTAACAAAAACCTACTCTGACTCTTCAAGAGCTCGAGCCATCTTATTGATCAAACCTAAACCGAACctgaactcgaacccgaaccaGAAGGGTTCTCCGCTTTCACAGGGTAAGCACGCTCAGTGGCGCCACTCGATGAAGATGGGCCCCCAACATCCATGCCATGGCCCAGGCCCAGGCCCAGGCCTAGGCCCAGGTCCAGGCCCAGGCCCAAATTTTCCAGCGGCGGCCCGTGAATGCCGAGAAGCTCGCGGGCCCTTTCATTGACCTGGGCCTTAACGCGCAATAACCCGTCCCTAAGCTGGTTGAGCTCGTCGAGTCCCAGTTTGTCGATGTTCTCGAGCCACTTGACCTCTTGGGACTGAGACGCGAGCCTCAACCGCTCGTCGATCCTTTCCTTCCTGGCCTTCTCAGCTTCGATTTGCTTCGCGAGCTCCATGTATTCTTGGTTCAGCTTTTGGATCTCTTCGTTGTCTGAGCCCACATTATTCCGGTCCAAGCCGCCCGATAGGAAGCGGTCGAGGACCGGGTCCACTGCAGGACTGCCAAAGGAGTAAGGGTTACCCGACGGTGAGAATACAATTACTGCTACCTCCGCACCGCAGAGTGTGGACAACTCGCTTGCCTTTGTAAAAACTCCCGCCCTCCGCTTCGAGAAGCAAACATGGCGAGCTTGTTCGTTTTCGATCATCTTCATCTCGATCTTTTTCCGGCCTCGGCTACCCTTCCCCTTCCGTTCCATAGTATGTGTGAGACATAGCAAAAGAAGAACGGTAGTTTGCCGTTAAATAGGCGCACGGGTTTGATAGCAAAATTAATAGTAATTCTTTTGGGTACAATCCATTGGACCGGTTCGCGGAAAGTTTCCATATTTCGTCACGTAATTTTTCATTTGGGGTCCTGCTATTTTACGAAAATAATAAAGGCGGAAATCTAGTTACGTCATTTCTACAGTACATTTCCATTTACAGATTGCGGTTCATTGTACTATTTGCTGGCTCGAGCATTTTATATCTGAAAGTAAAATATACTTCGTAACTTGTTTCCATATTCGAAAGTCGCGTCTTATCggttttaaataaaagtgacGCCTAGTTAGAGTTGCTAGTTATAGCGCTTCAGATGAAAGTGATCTAATCAAAAGTGGAGATATGGTGACCGATACGAGAACTTTATACTTTTCCATTTAAAATATCAAAGCGCCAAAATGAAACTTTCCTATATTTGTTCTAAATTCTCCGGTTTTCGATACGAATTGTAAAATGGCAGTGTTACAATTCACCAAATTTTGAAAATCACCATCACTCATATGAAATCAAGCTTCTTAGGTTGGTTTCCTCATGAAAGTGTTGTGGGTGTTTGTACATGATTCTATATTGTGGattcattgatttttttttttttcatttaagacAATAAATTACTACTAAGAAACACACTTATCAccttatttcaaataaaaataaataaatacacacAGCTCtcattttttcatatttcaccaccaaatttttatatttccaTTACAGGGTGACAATACGATAAAGATGTTAATAATTTACCCGGCCCGAGAAGGCCTATTTGTTAACTCAGCCCATGAATAAACCAATGTTGGATCCATTACGAGGCCCGGcccattaattaatatataggaATTGATTTTGTATGAGATGCTTATCTTAGTTGCCCTTTGATGATTCTGTTTaagatttggtaaaataaagaGGCACTTTTTGGTTGTATCTATGCACAGTATGAGTGGCTACTCAACTTACGGCATGAATTTGACTGTTAATTGCAGGAATCTTTTGAACTTAATTTATGCGTTTGGAATCGCTTTATTGTATGTAATTTTTTGGTTAGAGATTAAAGTTGAGGTTTTTTTTGTATGTTGATTAGCCGCAAATTCGCAGTTTGTATCATACactgaaatatttttttgttttatatgatCAAAAACTTTGGAATGAATAGATTGTTTACATCATTAAGCCATTTTTCGTCAGCAACAATTCGACCCTATTTTAGCAGTCCGTCGGCTCCAGATCCTGATATCTTCATGGAAAGATCTGCTTTgagcggtttttttttttttgttgttttttctcGAGGCCTTCGTTGCCTCATCTTTGTAGTCAAATTCATCCATTCAATAAATGAAGgaggtaacgtgctacctattctcaaaaaaattaagctattTTTCTAACTGTTCTTTGGTtattagggaaaaaaaacagTGCAGTGGTTGTGAAATACTAGTTATTTTCCCTATCTTTTTATCTGCATAAAGCGTGCTTGAGAATTTTTAACAGTAAAGTACATTGTCTTTGTACTGTTCTATTTCTATTTCACCTCTTCACTTCTTGAACCTTGGTTGTTCCTTTTGCTCtgcatacatttttttttaaccttgcAGTTTAGTTTTATTACTCGACCAAGGTTGGAGTTTACAAATAATTACTTGCCTGATTTGTTATCGGTTCTCGATGTGAGTATGATTTCCTCGTAAAAGCTTCTCTTACCAATTGCTTGTTAAATAAAATATGTGAGTATGATTTGTTCTTGTGCGGGTGATGATAAATTTCTGTGATATTGGagctttttctctatttttttcccCCACCTTTTATGCACTTGAATAGAAGTTCCTTGTATACATGATAACAAATTTAAATGTTTGATCAATACACATGTAATATTGCTCAATTTAAGGATATGTAGCTTTCGTAGCTCAGTTGGTTAGAGCACCCGTTTAGTAAGCGGGAGGTCTTGAGTTCGACTCTCAACGAAagcaatttttgttttttctcatTTCCTCAAACATTTTTAGTTACTTTATAGAACTTCTAAATATATTTAAGTTTGCTTTACAAGTGCAAACTTGTGCGCAATATTACATTTAGTTTCGCTTTTAAATTGCAAACTCGTaggcaattttttaaaaaaatataatttaacttcAATTGTAAAATACTGAGAAGtataattttttccttttagttCTCTCAACCTATGAGTAATGTCTTCTTTATCTAATTCTTGGCAATCAGAGATTAAAATGGAGtgaaaaaagtataaaaccaaCATGCAACATTAAGATAATCCACACACTGTACATACATTTTAGGTAAATCTCCAGGGAATGAGGCACGGCCTACTAATTTCACTTGATCTGATGAGCTAGACTCATCTCTTATTATGCAATCTCTACTTTCTGATCATGGTAGTACCCAGTTTATGCCCGCCAATCAGTTTTTCAGAATATTCTTCTTTTTGTGGCAGTATTTTTTACCAAAAGGAACTTCGAATAATCGTCTAATACTTTTTGTGAAGATTATTACACCTTGTCTCTCAGTTACATAATCAGGATGCATAGTTTGGGCACTACCATGCACTAATTAACCATCTTAACTGGGATTTGGTCGACAACACACAATAAACGTctctcaaaatttgaataaaagcACCAATTTAATGGCATCTTTATTGGGATTTAAAAGCCGATAACTCGGAAGACCACATTCCAAACATAGACCCATGCGAATAGCAGCACATCAAACAACAGCAAGACGCAAGCACAACATCAACAAACACAACAAACTGGAACACTGTCACATTCAAACAAGCACATGAGTCTCTCATCCTCAGTACTCGTCACCTTCGTCTCCCTCATCCCCCTCACCCGACTCGGCACCGACCTCCTCATAATCCTTCTCCAGTGCAGCGAGATCCTCGCGCGCCTCTGAGAACTCGCCTTCCTCCATCCCTTCCCCAACATACCAGTGCACAAACGCCCTCTTCGCATACATGAGGTCGAACTTGTGGTCGATCCGCGAGAACACCTCCGCGACGCTGGTTGAGTTCGAGATCATGCACACGGCCCTCTGCACCTTGGCTAGGTCGCCACCTGGCACGACGGTCGGTGGCTGGTAGTTGATCCCGCACTTGAAGCCGGTGGGGCACCAGTCGACAAACTGGATGGTGCGCTTGGTCTTGATGGTGGCAACGGCAGCATTGACGTCCTTGGGGACGACGTCGCCGCGGTACATGAGGCAGCAGGCCATGTACTTGCCGTGGCGGGGGTCACACTTGGCCATCATGGAGGAAGGCTCAAATGCGCTGTTCGTAATCTCAGCCACGGAGAGCTGCTCATGGTAGGCCTTCTCAGCAGAGATAACAGGGGCGTAGGAGGAGAGCATGAAGTGGATGCGCGGGTAGGGAACCAGATTGGTCTGGAACTCTGTCACATCCACATTCAGGGCGCCATCAAATCGCAGCGAGGCAGTCAGAGATGAAATCACCTGCAGATAGTAATACTACTGTTATGCTTGATGCTAGAGAATTTAAGAGGTTATCTTGAAatgaagtaaaatttaaatttagtcctATTTTTGAATGTAGTCCCAACAACGAGTCGTAATTTGAAATGTCATCTTGTCAACTACAATCTATACACCACTTACGGCAGAACATTGAGAGTTAGCCGAACATTCTGCCCTTAATGTGATGCCTTATTACTCAACAGAATAATTTGTAACTACACAAAAACCATTAAAACTGactaaatatgaataaaatcagAAAATATGTTAAGCTTCAGGAgttgaaattcaaaaaatatagttCAGCTACCAGTTTATAAAGCACCTACAGTTAGGGGAGTGTCCATACATTTTAGCCAAACTAAAACTCTCAGGGAATTAATGCAATCAGACTAGAGTAAATTTGCAGTTAACACCAAACTAAGATTAGATGATGAGAACAAGGCAACAATAGACCTGAGAAACGAGGCGATTGAGGTTGGTGTAGGTGGGGCGCTCGATGTCTAAGGAGCGGCGGCAGATGTCATAAATGGCCTCATTGTCGAGGAGAACTGCAACATCAGTGTGCTCCAGAAGGGAGTGGGTGGAGAGAACACTGTTGTAGGGCTCGACGACAGAGGTGGAGACCTGAGGAGAGGGATACACAGTGAAGCCCAGCTTTGACTTCTTACCATAGTCAACGGATAAACGCTCAAGAAGGAGAGAGCCAAGGCCCGAGCCAGTGCCTCCGCCAACAGCATTGAAGACAAGAAAGCCCTGAAGCCCAGTGCAGTTGTCGGCAAGCTTCCTGATGCGGTCGAGGCAGAGATCAACAATCTCCTTGCCAACTgcaaaattgaaataaataatcAGATAATTATTCTATACCAAGTAATGCATATGGATAGTCTCGGATATCGGGCAACTCCATAATTTTCACTTGAACACTTCAATCGCTGAACTTTCACATATATTGTGATTTAATTCCTTTACCGCCAAATACAATGTAAATTTTCTTAGAAAATGATCATTCAAAACCCTTTCTATAAATGACTCACCTTAAACTCCTAAAATAGGATTTAAACGGTCATGTTACAACAAGCACCAGATTTTTCTTTAACGATTAGAACTAAAGTACAACATGTATATAAGTTTAAAGACTAAAGTGCCTAATGAAAAGTACAGGGGTTAAGTTGCGATACCAAAATAGTGCACATGAGctattcatatattttaccatTTCATACTCTACTATTAGGGGTACAAAAGAAAGCATATAGGGAATTACTGGTATAGTGGCCACGGGCAAAGTTGTTGGCGGCATCTTCCTTGCCGCTGATGAGTTGCTCGGGGTGGAAGAGCTGGCGGTAGGTTCCGGTCCTCACCTCATCGATCACAGTGGGTTCCAGATCAACAAACACAGCACGGGGGACATGCTTCCCTGCACCTGTCTCGCTGAAGAAGGTGTTGAATGCATCATCACCTCCACCGACAGTTTTATCGCCGGGCATTTGGCCATCAGGCTGCATCGTTTGCAGCATAAGGTTTTAAGGCAGTTGAAGAAAAGGGTGATGAACAGAACAAAAAATAGCTCGAAGGAAATATTTAATATGGCGAATTCAGAACTAGCATGAATCTCTACAGCAAGCCGTCTGAAAAATTTCTGAAACCAATTTCATTTGGCCATCAGGCCAAGCAGTCTACAACCATTAAGAAAAGACAACACTAGCGGACAACCGAATCATGAAGGCTGTGTAAAATAATTCATCAGATAGGAATGTGAGATGGCTGATTGCTTGGATTCAGAAGCTTTCAGGTGTTAATTTGCCAGATCCAGCACCCGAAACAATTAAGATGCTAGATAAATAATGATTCAGGGTGCACCAATTTTTGAAACAATGTAGTGATGATATGTACACAGTAGCATAGATCAATAAAACCTTCATCGTTAAAAATTATACAACTTACTATTGACATTGATCCGCAAGGTGTAGCAATCAAATGCTGATGAAACCCCAGTTTGAAAAAGAAAGGATAAACACCAATACGGCTAGATCGGTTTTCCACCAGATCCAGCACTCAAAATGAAACTAGATCGCACAAACAAAGAGGCAACACTAAGACCTAAGATCTGATGATGAGAGGACTTGCAATTGCATGGATCAATCGATTCTTAGTCCTTAGTAGCTCTATCTTAGAACAACACAACTATTTTACAAGAAGAAATCTAATTAAAGCGTTAATTCGAAGGATCCAGCAATAAAAACGATAATGGAATCCAATATCGGATCTATACAACAAAAAATCACACCACTTCACCATACAACTAGATGCGGCCTTAATACCAAGCAAAATCTTAAGAACTACATCATCTGAGCAAAGAGATCGACGAATCAacagaataataataacaaacaccaataaaaaagagaaaacatcaATAAATTCAGGTCAAACGATGTGGCACACCCACATTCACAAAATTAAACATCCAAATATAAGATCCAACTTAGATCCGGCCAGAATCACATATAAAACCTTAAAAAATGAATCCGAGCAAAAATATCACCAAATCGATCTCAAAAAACCGCAAAAATTAgctaaaaaatacaaaataaagagCAAACAGCAGATCTGAGAGATCTAACAAGATCTAGCGAAGCGATCGAACCTGAATGCCATGCTCGAGGCAATAAAGTTCCCAACACGCATTCCCGACCTGGATCCCAGCTTGGCCAATGTGGATCGAGATGcactctctcattttctcagtGCGAAATGTCAAATGAGAACGAAgcgaacgagagagagagagagaagagagagagagagagagagagagagagagagacggcgTGTACGAAGACGTCGTCCGATGcctcccctctcctccgccTCGCTTCGCATTTTATAGGAGAAAGAGGGGGAAGGAGGGTTATGTTTGTCTAACCGTGGTTAGTTGAACTAACCATGGTTAACCACCAACCTTGCAGTAATTTACCTGCACCAGGTGTACCTGTACATCTCGTACACCGGGTTTCGAATtttataatgtaaaattaattttaaaattaataaatgtatCATCTAATCATCAGGACAATAAGTACCTCCAAAAATCAATGGCATATAATTTTCTCTAAATGGAAGTTCGCATCTAATACCTCGGGATGAGGTTACCAAGTAATCAACAATAgaattatgtaaaaatatattatttgtgatgaaaATGTGACAGgaacatattttatttatttttataagtgaTAATATATTGTTAAATGACACTAAttctatcatcatcatcattttatttttaaaaaa
It encodes the following:
- the LOC109715380 gene encoding agamous-like MADS-box protein AGL29 — protein: MERKGKGSRGRKKIEMKMIENEQARHVCFSKRRAGVFTKASELSTLCGAEVAVIVFSPSGNPYSFGSPAVDPVLDRFLSGGLDRNNVGSDNEEIQKLNQEYMELAKQIEAEKARKERIDERLRLASQSQEVKWLENIDKLGLDELNQLRDGLLRVKAQVNERARELLGIHGPPLENLGLGLDLGLGLGLGLGHGMDVGGPSSSSGATERAYPVKAENPSGSGSSSGSV
- the LOC109715276 gene encoding tubulin alpha chain-like → MRECISIHIGQAGIQVGNACWELYCLEHGIQPDGQMPGDKTVGGGDDAFNTFFSETGAGKHVPRAVFVDLEPTVIDEVRTGTYRQLFHPEQLISGKEDAANNFARGHYTIGKEIVDLCLDRIRKLADNCTGLQGFLVFNAVGGGTGSGLGSLLLERLSVDYGKKSKLGFTVYPSPQVSTSVVEPYNSVLSTHSLLEHTDVAVLLDNEAIYDICRRSLDIERPTYTNLNRLVSQVISSLTASLRFDGALNVDVTEFQTNLVPYPRIHFMLSSYAPVISAEKAYHEQLSVAEITNSAFEPSSMMAKCDPRHGKYMACCLMYRGDVVPKDVNAAVATIKTKRTIQFVDWCPTGFKCGINYQPPTVVPGGDLAKVQRAVCMISNSTSVAEVFSRIDHKFDLMYAKRAFVHWYVGEGMEEGEFSEAREDLAALEKDYEEVGAESGEGDEGDEGDEY